A segment of the Daphnia pulex isolate KAP4 chromosome 10, ASM2113471v1 genome:
TCCAGCTTGGGTGGTTCTCAATCAACGTTCAGATcagataacaatttttttaagttgatcGAATTTGGGTGTTGATTCACTGATAAACGATACACCGTGACCGGAaattacgatttttttttcttactaatTTAACGTTTTTAAGAAAATGCGTTGTCCGAGCAATCATGCGTACGAAgcaaaaaattagattttgaaCAAGAGATGGCACCAAAAAGTCGGTTTGCATTCTCTAACCTTTTTAGATTATATACAGGCTATAGATTAACGCTCCGGGAATTTCCGCAAAACCTCATAACTTTTGGGTTCGCTTCGGACTTGGTGCTCAGCTTTGCGAGCGTGAAAATGTCATAAATTCCAATTAGGATTTTTTTATCGTTAACGGCTATTCCGAAGGGCAAAAAACGAATTATTGAAGCGACTACTATATACAATcacaatgaaaaatatttttaaaaatatacgaTGACCAGTAATCTAGATGTTAAGTGTGATCCGCCCGCGCCCTTATTGGTTTGGTTAAAAACATACTGTTACTCACGTTCATCAATTAATGTCTCATGGGCCTACTAATTTTTATAAGACTCCTGAAATCATACGAGTGAGCACTTTGAGCAGCTTTTTACTTGGTCTATTATTAGACAGTTGGCATTGTATATAGACCTAGGGCCTAATGGTCAGCAGAAGCCTGTTAAATGAAACCATGCATCAGCAGTTTGACGAAAAGTTCATGTCAAACTGTAGCTTCATTGTCACCTTATATTGTCACACTGTCTACatctttttttagcttttgaTTGAAGCGAACCAAATTCGTGTCGACGGCTGAATAAGGTTTCGCGAGATTTCTAGAATAACTGCCATTTAACTTCGCCGAACAAAAATCTGGCGTTACCAGCCAATGTTACATAACCTTCacgtttcatttcatttgcttCAATTTAGTCTGTCCctggggagggaaaaaaataaataattcgaaACAATTTCAACACTGTGATGGTTTCGCAGTTCCACTTGCAAAAATCTCAGCACAGCTGAATAATTCGTGTCACGGACcctgcattaaaaaaaatgccaatttTAGTTGGAAAgtcaaatgtaaaataatatcATTTTTACCGGTGCAACAGTCCATAGAGCATTTGTAATCAACGAATGACCCTTAGAtgagaaaactaaaaaaataagacgagATAACTACCATGAGATAACAGCCATGGTTATAACGGGGATTACCAAACGAACCTAAATGAAATCGGAATAAAGTATATCGGATTAACATGAAACCGacacataaaataatttgcgCTAATAAAAGAATGTGTCACACGAAAAAGGTCCATTAGCATTGGGTCTGGTATTGCGCAATATTCAACCAATAGCATAGCCAGAACgatgtatataaatatccaCACGGTGAAACTGATGAAATGTGGTCacatcattcattcatcatgaTCACTATATGAAGGACATTATACACCCTAGATATGGCAAAAGAgcaattgatttattcatttataattattagTTTCAGTTGATTAAGTCAGACCGTGAATAGTGTAGTGCTGGAAACGGTGTTCTCCCACCGATGCAAAACATAACCTAGATTaaattcgatttttaattatagGACGATGGTTTccattatatttttttaatgccaGTGAAAAACCGGCCAACGCTCTTCGGTACTAGACACGCCCAGTTAGGTTACACGTTGACGGACAGGTAAACAACACGTCACTAATGAGAGACCCAAAATAATTGCTCTCGGCAAATTGACGTGAGTATCTTTCAACTCTTCATTGGTGTCAATCCTGCTGTGCTAAAGTTATCATTCTTGAGCCACAATCCACCGCGACGGAACTGAAATTCGTCGTAGAATCGGCAAATCCTTCGCCTAAATTACCCGTGGAAAGTTGAAATATTCCGCAGCCCATCATCAGCACGATGGCTGTCAAGTCATTGTGTGCTCGAACGGTCCAGTTGACGCTAAAACAATTGAGGACTACTACGATTGCAAACCTGTAATTTAAATAACGGATGCGTTTTTAAATTAGCTGTTGGCGTTGTATAAGATCTAGACTCTGTATATAATTAAAGCCGTCACGTAGCCTAGCCAAGGTAAAAAGCAGAGCGGTTAATTTCAGCAGAATTTTCATTGCCGTTTGGGCAAAGGCCAAACGATTCCAAAATTGGGTAGATGGTGCTGTAACCGGAACAACTCAAACAACCGACGGCGATATGCTCGCCGAGTTCATCAAAAGGACACTGACCCACGATGAGTATAAAGGAAGGCCGGCATCAATGGACCCCAGAACCGGTGTAAGGCATCGTCCCAGTCCgtctaaaagaaatatataaaaatttattcaccACCTGATTTCGGTGTATGAGGGCTCCCAGTTTGGCGGACGATAATGCACCTGGGCACAATAATTAGCCTACAATTGTTACAGAAATAATCACATATCCTGGGCTGGCAATTCGGGGGAGGTTTTTGTGCGACGGACCGAAAATGGAGAGGAGACCGCACGCGGCCCACATAATAATAAGTGCCGATCCCACTGAACCAGATCTCTGTTTAAAAACGCCACCGGGATTGATGAAGATACAGCTGATCCTCCACAcccaaatgagattttttgaTTAGAACACATATTATGCACGCACATTATAATTATTTACAAGGATGTAGGTTGAATAGCTGGAAGCGCACTTACCGAACCTAAGGCCAATTCTTTTGGCTTCAGTTTCAAGCTTAAgtgaattttctttgaaatctaTTGGAgtatatatttaaatatgtaatttattttcttggaaTTTCTTTATCCATCATCTTGTTCCTCTGGTGCACTACCGTATGATTCCATAGACACGGAATGTTTCTTTGTGTTCTGTCGTATTGCCCAGTCACGATTTTCAAGTGAACCAAACAGCACGCAACACAAATGCATCCGGCccattgtcttttttttttattattatttaaaaaaagacgaacaCGCACTGCGCATCTCGATCGTGAATAGAGTCTTGAAAGTCATACAATAACCAACTACTTGTTGATCGAGAGTGATTATTAGAATTTTCACgccttttattcattttgacaTACAACGTAAATATCTCACAGTTTGGTTACAAAAATCGGTGTGAAACATTTTCGGGGGTTTTTCAGTTTCCATTTCCTTCTTagattagtttaaaaaaaaactcagatAATCCAACCAGCgtaaacacaaacaaaaaacaaaatgttgaagtCATCAAATAcggtttttcaaaaaacaccAGACACTCGGAACCACAGGTAAACAAAGAGAGACGATGAGAGATATAACGGCCATGTATATAAATGTGGAGCAATGCGCGCGCTACCGTATCTTTGGATATTATAAAACCCAGCTGATTTTTTTGCGAGATAATGTAATACAAAAACACACTGATGACGAGGTTGACAGAGTGAGGTTTTCGTTTGATTATGTCATGAATTTcggtcgttttttcttttgtatccAGGTAATCATAATTATTTGCTACTATTATTTGTGAATCTAGATCGGGAACAAATGTACACCAGacagtatatgtatataacgGGTGTGGTTGATCGGCACGACGATAGCAATTGGACTGGAAAGCTAAATAAGCACCTGTTGCCATTGTCGCTGACCTTCGACATATGGTCCAAGCGTCTAAAATTAATCCGCGGAATATGTCACGCAAAAATGCGGAATGAGtagagtaaaaaaacaaacaaaaaagatttgttcGTGAACAATTCATTATGTATATGGACAAAATCTCCTGTCACTTTAATTCttcaatttacctttttttatccaATAGTAATTTTCTAAACTGGAAAGgcaatttggaaaataaaatgcacAAATCACGCGAAAATGGGCGggagcaaataataataattcaaaaaaatttttgatgagAAATGGAGcctgtggggggggggatgttgTTCACGCTTCTGTTTCTTGATCCTCGTATTCGGCTGCCATTTGTTCGGGAGTGCGCAAATCGATGGCGATGCGTTTGTGCTTGGTCTTTTGGTTCTTGACCGTCTTGCTGAATTCCTGGAAGGCCGTGGCCAGGGCGATGGTCAACGTTCTGGCACTCTGGCGGCTGTCGCAGACGTAAGCGTAGCACTCGAACGGAGCTGTCGAGTCGCCCATCAGGGCCGACGGAGTGATGGTCGTGTCACGAACGACAATCATCGAAAACACCCGCGTGTAGACGACATCCTGAACGATTACAAAAGATTATAAATTTGTTATAACAAAAAGgttaaacaaataatgatgGGCCAGCGTTATTTGATTTCGAAAATGATTTgtctatattttattataaggACCTGAACGCCGTAGGAGATGATATCGACGGGATAGAAACCCGTTTCGAAATCGCGTGAGCGGTTGTCGGGCATTTCGCTGATTGTGACGCCCGTCGAGTCGACTTTGAAGTGAAGGTGAGGCAGCGAAGTGCCCGGTTTGAGGTTTTTAGCCAGGGCCACCATCTCGTCGACGGGTTTACGGGTGTACTTGATGCCCCAAAGACCCCGAGCTTCCCGCTTGCCCAGGAACTTGACGCCGAAAGTGGCCGGAAGTCGAACCGTCTCTTGACCGCCTTCAATCGACATGGAGGTGGGCGAAGATCCTTCGTCGCCGATCTTGTTGGTATCTTCGTTCaactgtttgaaatttaattgcaATTAGTAACATAGTATAAAATTTCAAGGGAAAAATCTTTCGACTCCATTTAGAAAACCAAAAGGATTTCCGTTCAAATAAGTTCCGggacattaattttttatgacCTATCGTTTCACACGGCAActaaaaatacacaaaactatcagataaattttttctcaaCTTTCGTTTTATGTTATACGCCAAtatcgaaagaagaagaagaagaaaaaaagtaatagtTTTGTTTATGGAATTGTTACTAGTGAATCAATTGATTAAAGCTTTTTGTATCCGATCGTTACCATTTATGTGggtagaaattttttcttgttcagggaaaaataatgattattCCCACGGCCAAAAAAGTCCCTGATATACACACTCCAACGTATGTACAAACGCCGGGGTCTGTTACACACTCACGCAGAGCGAAACgggcaaacaaaataaaaaggagagacggTCCCCGAAGCGGAACGGTACTGCTGGGGCAGATGGTAGAGCGCCGGAAGgggctacacacacacggcacagAAACACACACGGGCGTCTCTATTTATTGGTGGAAATGCAGACACGTCCAGCAAAACGGACGCACCTGAAACGCAGTAGATTCTCCGTCGACTAACAGactcgtcgtttctttttttcaaaaagtcttaAAGTCACGATAAAGAATTAGTAACTAGGAAGGAGGAGTTGACCGAGCTGTTATAAAACCAGGTACACACACGCGCGTTCCT
Coding sequences within it:
- the LOC124204875 gene encoding uncharacterized protein LOC124204875 — encoded protein: MRQQEHHQQLSEMDNNDRKRDETTSLDASTVQHKAPVKGRINNDPLTLPQNDLNLKLNEDTNKIGDEGSSPTSMSIEGGQETVRLPATFGVKFLGKREARGLWGIKYTRKPVDEMVALAKNLKPGTSLPHLHFKVDSTGVTISEMPDNRSRDFETGFYPVDIISYGVQDVVYTRVFSMIVVRDTTITPSALMGDSTAPFECYAYVCDSRQSARTLTIALATAFQEFSKTVKNQKTKHKRIAIDLRTPEQMAAEYEDQETEA